In Humulus lupulus chromosome 7, drHumLupu1.1, whole genome shotgun sequence, the following are encoded in one genomic region:
- the LOC133788942 gene encoding protein TAB2 homolog, chloroplastic-like isoform X1 has product MVVGYKAYAVEGSWPKLRRFGGSSFISESSVSMQEEVEIEEEEEEEEDDPTVELCYLDPETNPNSLTEWELDFCSRPILNIRGKKLWELVVCHESLSLQYTKYFPNNVINSITLKDAIEGISEDLGIPLPDKICYFRSQMQTIITKACNELGIKLVPSKRCVSLLLWLDERFETIYTRHPGYQKGAKPLLALDNPFPMDLPDNLFGDRWAFVQLPLSVVREEISSLESKLVFGSSLDLDLLGIEIDDGTLIPGLAVSSS; this is encoded by the exons ATGGTGGTTGGGTATAAAGCTTACGCCGTTGAGGG AAGCTGGCCAAAACTACGTCGTTTCGGGGGGTCGAGTTTCATTTCAGAAAGCTCGGTTTCGATGCAAGAAGAAGTGGAaattgaggaggaagaagaagaagaagaagatgacccAACTGTCGAGCTCTGCTATCTCGATCCTGAAACGAATCCCAACAGCCTTACTGAATGGGAACTTGATTTTTGCTCAAGACCCATTCTTAATATCAGAGGGAAGAAGCTTTGGGAGCTTGTGGTTTGTCATGAGTCTTTGTCATTGCAATATACTAAGTACTTTCCCAATAATGTGATCAATAGTATTACTTTAAAGGATGCCATTGAGGGAATCAGTGAAGATTTGGGTATTCCTTTACCTGATAAAATATGCTACTTTAG GTCACAAATGCAGACAATTATAACAAAGGCTTGTAATGAGCTTGGTATAAAACTTGTTCCTAGTAAAAGG TGTGTATCACTGTTGTTATGGTTGGATGAAAGATTTGAGACTATATATACTCGTCATCCTGGTTACCAGAAAGGAGCTAAGCCGCTTCTCGCGTTAGATAACCCTTTCCCAATGGATCTTCCAGATAATCTTTTTGGGGATAGATGGGCTTTTGTCCAATTACCTTTGTCAG TTGTCCGGGAGGAGATTTCATCCTTAGAATCAAAACTTGTATTCGGTTCAAGTTTAGATTTGGATTTGTTGGGGATTGAAATTGATGACGGCACATTGATCCCAGGGTTGGCTGTTTCTTCTTCATGA
- the LOC133788942 gene encoding protein argonaute MEL1-like isoform X3: protein MDQENTGTYKITGISTEPLNKLMFTLDDKMTQISVAAYFQDKYKIKLRYVSWPALQAGNAAKPIYLPMEVCTIVEGQRYSKKLNERQVTNLLRATCQRPNDREESIWRIVKQNKYSDQELVQDFGISVANNLTMVDARVLPPLVRYWEGGY from the exons ATGGATCAAGAA AATACAGGGACTTATAAGATTACTGGGATATCGACAGAGCCACTGAACAAATTAAT gttTACTCTTGATGATAAGATGACACAGATTTCAGTTGCTGCTTACTTTCAAGACAAGTACAAAATCAAACTCAGATATGTGTCATGGCCTGCTCTGCAAGCAGGAAATGCAGCAAAGCCTATTTACTTACCCATGGAG GTTTGTACGATTGTTGAGGGGCAAAGATACTCTAAGAAACTCAATGAAAGGCAAGTAACCAATCTATTGAGGGCAACCTGTCAAAGACCAAACGACAGGGAAGAAAGCATTTGGCGAATTGTTAAGCAGAACAAATACAGTGATCAGGAACTTGTCCAGGATTTTGGAATTAGTGTTGCAAACAATTTGACAATGGTTGATGCTCGAGTTTTGCCTCCACtagtg AGGTACTGGGAGGGAGGCTACTGA
- the LOC133788942 gene encoding protein argonaute MEL1-like isoform X2: MIEKLKALVPGACSHLQNTGTYKITGISTEPLNKLMFTLDDKMTQISVAAYFQDKYKIKLRYVSWPALQAGNAAKPIYLPMEVCTIVEGQRYSKKLNERQVTNLLRATCQRPNDREESIWRIVKQNKYSDQELVQDFGISVANNLTMVDARVLPPLVRYWEGGY, encoded by the exons ATGATAGAGAAACTGAAAGCTCTAGTACCAGGAG CATGCAGTCATTTGCAGAATACAGGGACTTATAAGATTACTGGGATATCGACAGAGCCACTGAACAAATTAAT gttTACTCTTGATGATAAGATGACACAGATTTCAGTTGCTGCTTACTTTCAAGACAAGTACAAAATCAAACTCAGATATGTGTCATGGCCTGCTCTGCAAGCAGGAAATGCAGCAAAGCCTATTTACTTACCCATGGAG GTTTGTACGATTGTTGAGGGGCAAAGATACTCTAAGAAACTCAATGAAAGGCAAGTAACCAATCTATTGAGGGCAACCTGTCAAAGACCAAACGACAGGGAAGAAAGCATTTGGCGAATTGTTAAGCAGAACAAATACAGTGATCAGGAACTTGTCCAGGATTTTGGAATTAGTGTTGCAAACAATTTGACAATGGTTGATGCTCGAGTTTTGCCTCCACtagtg AGGTACTGGGAGGGAGGCTACTGA
- the LOC133788943 gene encoding 3-epi-6-deoxocathasterone 23-monooxygenase CYP90D1-like, producing MGQNLKNLKSRKTSLNPLFSCCCATSGGILDRVVEAEDKKRGDILRLDHFSSRSVPFFSKYQNNTDDLIADNIIDMMIPGEDSVPVLLTLAVKYLSDCPAALQQLLVFGNYGSYLFSKSLAVCMAHDSGILR from the exons ATGGGTCAAAACTTGAAAAACTTGAAAAGCAGGAAAACCTCGCTGAACCCATTATTTTCATGTTGCTG TGCCACATCAGGGGGTATTCTAGACAGAGTTGTTGAAGCAGAGGATAAGAAACGTGGAGATATTCTAAGACTG GACCATTTCAGCTCAAGATCTGTCCCATTTTTtag CAAGTATCAGAATAATACAGATGATCTAATAGCTGATAACATTATAGATATGATGATCCCAGGAGAGGATTCAGTTCCTGTTCTTTTGACTCTTGCAGTGAAATATCTCTCAGATTGTCCTGCTGCCCTACAACAGTTACTG GTTTTTGGAAATTATGGCTCCTATCTTTTCTCGAAAAGCTTGGCGGTGTGTATGGCACATGATTCAG gtatattgagatga